The Longimicrobiaceae bacterium genomic sequence GGCTGAAGCAGGCCGGCGTCTCCAAGCTGGAGCGCCGGACCGACATGTACGTGAGCACCCTGCGGAAGTACGTGGCGGCGATGGGTGGCGAGCTGGAGATCACCGCCCGGTTCCCCGAGGGCGCCGTGAGCATCGGCCAATTTCGCGACCTGCGGGATGCGGAAGGGCCGGGACCCTCTCGCGGGTAGCCGCTCCCCAGGCGCCT encodes the following:
- a CDS encoding XRE family transcriptional regulator; protein product: MARKFDELRQKMPPERRARIDARTGEMLAEMPLQELRHARRMTQETLADALGLKQAGVSKLERRTDMYVSTLRKYVAAMGGELEITARFPEGAVSIGQFRDLRDAEGPGPSRG